The bacterium DNA window ATTCTGTTTCGCTCCCTGGCCCTGTTGATTGCCCTGGACAACCTTCTTTCCGACTCACCGCCACTGGCTTCCCATGAAAAACTTACCCGTGCGCTATTTACGGAACCGGCTGACGGGAAGAACCTCTTTATCGAGCAACGGCCGGCGCCCGTGTGGGAGAATCTGAAAGCGGCATATCGTCTGACTCGATCCATCAGGGACATTCGGGACGCTTTGGATGTTGCCGCCAAAAGCCTCAGCGTGAAACCGACGACACAATTGACGTTCGAATGGTTCCGGGCCTTATGGAATGACCGACGAGTCAACCGCCTGGAATACTATCTGTCTGCGCTCGAACGCCTGGTATTCAGTGCCGACTTTCTCCCCCGCGCCGAAGCCGATTTGCCGACCGCTTTCCTGGGAGCGCGGGACCGTATCAGACAACGGGTGAGCGCGCTGCGCATCGACACACTCAATGTGCTGGCGGCCGTCAATGCCCGATACCAGGAACTGGTCGCGTCGAAATACAAATCATGGATCGCTTCGGATTCACCGGAGGTACGGCTAACCAGCCAGTTCCTGCGGCGCTGTCTCAAGCCCCACTGGGACCCGCAAAACGAGAAAGCCGTTGTTTTCGTATTCGACGGCATGAGGTACGACATATGGGATGAGTTGGTGAGACCGATATTCGAGGATCGCATGGAGATCATCGCGGACTACCCGGCCATCTCCCTCCTGCCGACGGAGACTCATATCAGCAGAAAGTCGATCTTTGCCGGTACATTCCCGGATTCCTTCGACACCCGGAGCGGTGAAGATGCCCTTCTCAAAGAAGCAATGAAACGCGAATTCGGTTATACGGGGGATGTCGATGTCGTCGCACCCGATGGCATGGGAACGGGCGAAACCGTCCGTTATCGTGCGGGCAATATCGATTTCTTCATCTTCGAATTGTGCGACAAGGAACTTCACAAGATACCGGTGAAGACGCTGCCTGACGGTCGTTGCGTCCCCGGATGGCCTCTGGCCTTCATCTATCAGCAGCATATCAAGGACATTATCGACACCGAGGTCATGGCCATCATCCGTACCCTGACGCCGGATACCAAGGTCTTTGTGGTGGCGGACCATGGATTCGGAGCGATCGGTCGCGAGCGCATCCGGATCGATCTGGCTTGGCTGAATGAGCCGACGGATTGTTTTTATCAAAATGCGTCGCTCAGACAGACGCTCGGCAGCGTCGGAGCGCATCGGAAAGTCCGTGACCATGTTTTGGAGTTTCCTGTTGCCGACTTGCGCCTGCCCGATTCCGGCGAGGCTTATGACCGGGCCGCCAACCGCAGTTGGCAAAAGAAATTCGCATCGATCATTTTCCCGCGGACAGGTTATGCCCTGTCCCGACCGAAGGCCAACTTCAACCCCGATGCCTATTCCCATGGCGGGATTTCAATCCAGGAAATGCTCGTGCCCATGTTCGCCATGCGCGTGAAAGCGCCGGAAGAGGGTCTGCTGGTCATGGGCCCGCTCGCGGGCCCCTCGGACCTGATTGAAGGGGAAGAGGCGGAGTTTCGAACACCGGTTCAACTCTCGCAGTCTCATAAAAACGGAGAGGTCCGGGTAGAGGCGCAAGCGGTCTATCAGAACAAAGAGACAACCTCGCCGTTGCCACCGCAGATCCAGTACGTTTCAGGGTCGGGAATGGACATCGTTTTCCGGTTCATACCCGACGTTGCCGACGCATCCGATGAAGAACGCAAAGCCGGCGTCATGGAGAGAACGTTGAGAGTCAGCGTCCAGTACCGAGAAGCACAGCGCACGGTAAGAAAGACGCGGACAATCAGATTTTCCATGCGCCTGAATTCCGAAAAGGTCGTGCGGAGGGTCCCTCCCCACCTGGGGAAAATACTGGGTCTGACCCCAAGGAGCATGAAGTGAGGCAGCTTGCGGTATGAAGGCCAAGAGCCCTTTCTTGATTTGAGGAATATATGAATCTGAAGCTAAAAGAGGTTTTCAGCGGCAAAGTCGTCAATAAGGCCCATACGATCGATACGGGCGTTGACGAGTTTCCCCGCTACGTCCTCGAATACCTCATCGACAACTACTGTGCCGAAGAAACATTCCATGAAGACATGGAAAAGGTCGTGAGACGGCTAAAAGAAACCTTTGTTTACGGGGCGGAAGCGGAGAAAATCAGACACTATATCCGTGAAAATCGCCACCATTCCGTGATCGCCAGCCTGGAAGCCCGGCTGGTTGAAACGGAAGATAAATATTGGGGATCCATTTCAGCGATCAATGAAAATTTCGTGAACATCCCGGAGAATATCGTCCGGCAATATCCCATGCTCCTTTCCGGCGGGATGTGGGGGACCATCGACCTGACCTATGACGAAACCGAGATTCATAGCAAGAAAATCAGGCCCTTCAAGATCACCGGATTCACGCCCTTTCAAGTCAGCGTCATCAACCTGGATGAATTCATAGAGCGACGCAAGGAGTTCTCTACGGAAGAATGGATTGATGTCCTGGTCAATTCCTGCGGCCTCGATCCTTCGCAAATGACGCGGCGTCAGAAATTACTCTACCTTTGCCGTTGCATCCCTCTGGTCGAAACGAACGTCAACATGGTGGAGCTTGCGCCACGGGAAACCGGAAAGACGTATCTCTATCGCAATATTTCTTACTACGCGCACGTGCTGTCCGGCGGCAAGGCAACCCCTGCCCAGCTTTTCATCAACTTGAATTCGGGAAGGATCGGTGAAGTCGGGGTCCGTGATGCCGTTGTTTTCGACGAAATTGCGAACACGGATTTTACCGATCCCCGGTCCTTCGTCAGCATTATGCAGGGATACATGCAGGACGCAAAGTTCAGCAGGGGGAAGAAGGAAATCCTGGCCTTCGCCAGTCTGGTCTTCGTCGGCAATCTCGACGTCCAGGGCAGCCTTCCGCACGAAAAGTATTACCACCTCTTTGAACCCTTGCCGGATTTTCTTCAGGTCATCGCTTTTCTGGATCGCGTTCATGCCTATCTTCCCGGTTGGGAGATCCCCAAGCTGGCGCCGAACAGTTATTCGAAAGACTATGGGTTTGTTACGGATTACTTCTGCGAGATCATGCACGAGCTGCGCCGCATCGACCTGCTCGGAACCCTGCGCGCCCGTTTCGATGTCGTTGACCATGCCGGCAGAACCCACGGCGTCTCCGGCCGCGATCAACGAGCCGTCATGAAAACGACCTCTGCTTTGCTGAAACTCCTTCACCCTGACGGACAGGTGACCGACGAGGAGCTTGAAAATATCCTGAGTTTATCTTGCGAACTGCGGCAAAGGGTGCGGGACCAGCTCCATCTGATAGCGCCCGGCGAATACGATCGGATCTCTTTAGGCGCAGTCATGAAGCCCTCGGGTAGGCGAGTTGTGCCGGAGCTTCCGGACAGCAAACGGGTGCAGCGCGTCGTGCTCCCCGAGCAGCCCTCCGTCGGTGAAGTTGTCGGATTGGCCGTTGAAGGGGATCATGGGTGCATCCTGCACTTTGAAATGCAGGCAACCAAAGGAGCGGGGCGAATCGTGCCGCTGGGATCGATCCAGAGAGTCATGCGGGAGAGCATCGAGGCGGCCGCGCAGTACATCCGGGCAAAACATGAAGACCTGGGGATCAGCGCCGAATGGCGCAAAAGCTACGATGTCGCGGTATTGGCAACCTTCATGGGCGTTCCCAAGGAAGGCCCGTCCGCCGGGATAACGATCGTGACAGGGATCGTGTCGGCCTTGAAGAGGATCCCCATTCGAAACGACCTCGCCATGACCGGAGAGATTACGATCATGGGCAAGGTGCTCCCGGTCGGCGGCATCCAGCAAAAGGTTCGAGCGGCCTACGATGCCGGCGTCAAAGAGGTCCTCTTGCCGGCTGATAATCTGAAGGAAGCCGAAGGGCTGCCTTCCTATGTGCTTGAAGCGGTCAAATTGACGCCGGTGGAAAGCATCGAGAAGGTGCTGGAGTTGGCCCTACTCAAGGATGCGTGATGGCGTCCGAAAAGGATGTCGGGGCTGTGATCAGAAGAATATGGGGAAAAAGAGCAGCCTTGGAGGATAAGAAAGTAAATACACCTATAGTGGAGTCTCAGAATGACCGGTGATACGCAGAGCAAGACGGTGCTCACTATGAGCAATCAAGATTATCCCGGCCTATACCAAGGAGCCGATGCAGCTTCTGCCTCAGCACAGAAGATCTATTTCTTGTTGCAGCAGATATACCTTGGTTCCCTCATCATAGGCGGATTGACTGGCATGCTGACTTCTCTTTTCACTGGTAGCGTACTCACGGGAACATACACCGTAATGGCTATAGTCCTGGCAATTGGTCTTTTGGTTTTGTGGATCGGCCGCGCGCGCCAGGATGACAGTGCATGGTTCGATTGTCGGGCTATTGCCGAGTCAGTAAAGACAGCAACGTGGCGATATATGATGATTGCCGCCCCTTTTCAGAATCATGGCACAATTGATCAGGAGTTCATTTCAGAACTTCAAGAAATCAGGAAGGCAAGACCCGAGTGTCAGAAGCATTTCGCAGGTGTGGCTGCCGCCAGTAATCCGCCTATTACTGATTTCATGCGCAAGGTGAGAGAAAGTGCATACGAAGATCGGAAACATTTCTATATTGAACAAAGACTCTGTGATCAGAAATCTTGGTACTTCCGCAAAGCCAAGCTGAACGCTGGTGAGAGTGTGCGATGGTTTTGGTGGACCGCTGGTCTACAAAGTATCGCGGTGATCGCTGCCATCATTCAAGCCGCTGCTGGAGGAGTTGGATTCAACATGGTCCCCATACTTACCACCTGTGCAGCAGCGGTTGCCGCCTGGAACCAGATGAAGCGTCATGACGAATTAAAGAAGTCATACGCACTTGCATCACAAGAACTCAATGAACTTGAAGTCATAGCCAGAAATTTAGCCAACGAAAGTGATTTCCCGCAACTCGTGGAACAGATCGAGGAAGCGAGCTCGCGAGAACATACCATGTGGTGTGCCCGTAGGGATGTTCTGCTTCGTAGAACCGGCGCTAAAGCTCGGTAACAGGACAAAACACATGTCGGTCATAAGAAAATATACAATAGGACTTGCGGAGAAAACGGTAGCATTACCCTGTTTCTTTCCGTCAGTGTCCAGCGTCAAGACCAATTTGATGCCGGTTGATTATATCGAGCTTCACGCTGCCGCTGCCCATCCTCTATACCTTGTTTCTGCTTACGACATTGCAGGTGCTTCTCCAGAACATCAGCAACGCATCAATTGCGCCATTAGGCAAAGTCGTACCAAGGGCTCGGTTATCTTGCTGGATAGTGGCAACTATGAGGGCTTCTGGAAAAGCGCAATCGATTGGTGTCCGGATAGGTTCCATGCTATCTGTAATACCTATGATCACGATATCGGCTTCTGTTATGACAATCAGGATCCACCCCACACGTCGGACGCTATCACCGAAGATGTGATTAGAGGCGTCCTACGCGATCAAGAGCATTCTCTAGGCACCATCGTCCCCATCGTACACGGACCCGCCGATTTATTGCCAGAAACCGTGCTGAAGGTTGCTGAACAGCTCTACCCCGTTCTTTTAGCAGTTCCTGAGCGAGCTTTGGGAGAGGGCATTGCTGCACGGGCTCGCTCTGTACGAAAAATCCGTAGGGCGCTTGATAAGCTGGGCTTCTACTGTCCGTTGCATCTTTTAGGAACAGGTAACCCCATTTCTATCATCGCATATACTATCGCTGGCGCAGACAGCTTCGATGGCCTTGAGTGGTGCCAGACCGTGGTTGATCATGAGACGGCACACCTATTTCACTTCCAACAATGGGATTTCGTAAGGGAGCAAACAGCATGGGGATCGAACGGAACATTACCATATATACAAGCCGCGCTGATGCATAATCTCGCCTTTTATGCCACGTTTATGCAGAGGCTTCACGAAGCTGCGCAGCAAAATCATCTTTACGAGATGCTCGCATCCTTTATTCATGACAAACAAGTGAAAATCATTCGCGATGCTATAGAGGAAGGTATTTAATATGCTGTCTCAATGTATTCCTATGCCTCGATTAGAAAATGCAATACGGGAGGTATGTATTTCCCTTCAGAAGAAGCGCGCCCGAAAGTACGAATGGGATGCTCTGAGTGAAGATGATCTATGGCGCGAGTTGGTGGCATGCATCCTGGGTAGTCGAGTCCGTTATGACGTGGCCTATTCAGCTATTGAACGGATGGACAAAGCCAGCTTGTTCTCGGGCAAGCCCAACCTCACAAGGCGGACAAAGTATGAAAAGGATGTCCTCCACGCCTTATTGGAACCAGTCAGGTCAGAAAATAGCGATGAAGCGCACAGCCGTTATCCCTTCCCCCGGTTACGGGCCAGCCAAATATGTTCGGCTGCAGAAACGCTCTATGCCAATGGGGGCACAATCCGAAGTATTCTCAAGAATGCAAGTGATGAACGAGAAGCGCGCCGTAACTTGGCAAGAGATGTCGCAGGACTTGGTCCAAAACAAGCAAGTCTTTTCCTTCGAAATATTGGCTACACAGCGCAAGTTGCTGTTCTCGATGTTCACGTTCTTACCTACATGGATTGGATAGGGCTCACACCATCCCCTGTAAAGACTGTTCGGACAATGCACCAATATGAGATGCTTGAGGCAGCCTTCATTAAA harbors:
- a CDS encoding PglZ domain-containing protein; this encodes MLSQWVLEKLEALKEERILLVQDSLRLLPEADGAVHRFANENGFTVIIASTNLVFRELFEKAAIPKETKKLLLIDRAPARRRAHASLSKAPPPFYPDLLSKTPETARMDISLRQFLIERTGDPLWPQESNEPRFARLITGSIDAVLKAHASLRVAHPTRFTDRDFKTIVAYSALGVPEAAFKKPEARSYWRIGLIGYPALEELDSLAPEIARSIRDELKGAPAPFCWFADSPPEPIVRAFYLSAILSQHLDHWKILLASIDPDLKAFSEMDAALIREAAPELVSIDPHRAHRDLQEVEASLSKDALNLVLLDQLKVVDNGRFAEVIEKERYSILFRSLALLIALDNLLSDSPPLASHEKLTRALFTEPADGKNLFIEQRPAPVWENLKAAYRLTRSIRDIRDALDVAAKSLSVKPTTQLTFEWFRALWNDRRVNRLEYYLSALERLVFSADFLPRAEADLPTAFLGARDRIRQRVSALRIDTLNVLAAVNARYQELVASKYKSWIASDSPEVRLTSQFLRRCLKPHWDPQNEKAVVFVFDGMRYDIWDELVRPIFEDRMEIIADYPAISLLPTETHISRKSIFAGTFPDSFDTRSGEDALLKEAMKREFGYTGDVDVVAPDGMGTGETVRYRAGNIDFFIFELCDKELHKIPVKTLPDGRCVPGWPLAFIYQQHIKDIIDTEVMAIIRTLTPDTKVFVVADHGFGAIGRERIRIDLAWLNEPTDCFYQNASLRQTLGSVGAHRKVRDHVLEFPVADLRLPDSGEAYDRAANRSWQKKFASIIFPRTGYALSRPKANFNPDAYSHGGISIQEMLVPMFAMRVKAPEEGLLVMGPLAGPSDLIEGEEAEFRTPVQLSQSHKNGEVRVEAQAVYQNKETTSPLPPQIQYVSGSGMDIVFRFIPDVADASDEERKAGVMERTLRVSVQYREAQRTVRKTRTIRFSMRLNSEKVVRRVPPHLGKILGLTPRSMK
- the brxL gene encoding BREX system Lon protease-like protein BrxL; this encodes MNLKLKEVFSGKVVNKAHTIDTGVDEFPRYVLEYLIDNYCAEETFHEDMEKVVRRLKETFVYGAEAEKIRHYIRENRHHSVIASLEARLVETEDKYWGSISAINENFVNIPENIVRQYPMLLSGGMWGTIDLTYDETEIHSKKIRPFKITGFTPFQVSVINLDEFIERRKEFSTEEWIDVLVNSCGLDPSQMTRRQKLLYLCRCIPLVETNVNMVELAPRETGKTYLYRNISYYAHVLSGGKATPAQLFINLNSGRIGEVGVRDAVVFDEIANTDFTDPRSFVSIMQGYMQDAKFSRGKKEILAFASLVFVGNLDVQGSLPHEKYYHLFEPLPDFLQVIAFLDRVHAYLPGWEIPKLAPNSYSKDYGFVTDYFCEIMHELRRIDLLGTLRARFDVVDHAGRTHGVSGRDQRAVMKTTSALLKLLHPDGQVTDEELENILSLSCELRQRVRDQLHLIAPGEYDRISLGAVMKPSGRRVVPELPDSKRVQRVVLPEQPSVGEVVGLAVEGDHGCILHFEMQATKGAGRIVPLGSIQRVMRESIEAAAQYIRAKHEDLGISAEWRKSYDVAVLATFMGVPKEGPSAGITIVTGIVSALKRIPIRNDLAMTGEITIMGKVLPVGGIQQKVRAAYDAGVKEVLLPADNLKEAEGLPSYVLEAVKLTPVESIEKVLELALLKDA
- a CDS encoding DUF4231 domain-containing protein, whose protein sequence is MTGDTQSKTVLTMSNQDYPGLYQGADAASASAQKIYFLLQQIYLGSLIIGGLTGMLTSLFTGSVLTGTYTVMAIVLAIGLLVLWIGRARQDDSAWFDCRAIAESVKTATWRYMMIAAPFQNHGTIDQEFISELQEIRKARPECQKHFAGVAAASNPPITDFMRKVRESAYEDRKHFYIEQRLCDQKSWYFRKAKLNAGESVRWFWWTAGLQSIAVIAAIIQAAAGGVGFNMVPILTTCAAAVAAWNQMKRHDELKKSYALASQELNELEVIARNLANESDFPQLVEQIEEASSREHTMWCARRDVLLRRTGAKAR